The following coding sequences are from one Neovison vison isolate M4711 chromosome X, ASM_NN_V1, whole genome shotgun sequence window:
- the ARMCX1 gene encoding armadillo repeat-containing X-linked protein 1 — MGRTREAGCVAAGVVIGAGACYCVYRLTWGRDENEKIWDDNEEDDEEESSDIVETGVQTGKGAKANAGVGAGARLQDESKVKAEVGMELQNGSDVKAEAHLGAQSGGGLEAKAKALFSTLKEQASAKASRGARLGTISGNRTLAPSLPCPGGRGGGCHPTRSGARSGSRASGKTKGRTRGKSTRTPATSWPVRRGKFNFPYKIDDILGASDLQKVLNILERSNDPFIQEIALVTLGNNAAYSFNQNAIRELGGLPIIAKLIKTKDPIIREKAYNALNNLSVNAENQGKIKTYISQVCDDTMICRLDSAVQMAGLRLLTNMTVTNHYQHLLSYSFPDFFALLFLGNYFTKIQIMKLIINFTENPAMTRELVSCKVPSELISLFNKEWDREILLNILTLFENINDNIKNEGLASSKKEFSRSSLFFLFKESGVCVKKIKALANHNDLVVKVKVLKVLTKL; from the coding sequence ATGGGCCGTACTCGGGAAGCTGGCTGCGTGGCTGCTGGTGTGGTGATCGGGGCTGGCGCCTGCTACTGCGTGTACAGGCTGACCTGGGGAAGAGATGAGAATGAGAAAATCTGGGACGACAATGAGGAAGACGATGAAGAAGAATCTAGTGATATTGTAGAGACTGGTGTCCAGACTGGAAAAGGAGCTAAGGCTaatgctggggtgggggcaggggctagACTTCAGGATGAATCAAAGGTCAAGGCTGAGGTGGGCATGGAACTCCAGAATGGTTCAGATGTAAAGGCAGAGGCCCACTTGGGGGCTCAGAGTGGAGGTGGCCTAGAGGCCAAGGCCAAAGCCCTTTTCAGCACTCTGAAGGAACAGGCAAGTGCAAAGGCCAGCAGAGGAGCCAGGTTGGGCACTATCTCTGGGAACAGGACCCTTGCACCCAGTTTACCCTGCCCAGGAGGCCGGGGTGGAGGCTGCCACCCCACCAGGAGTGGGGCTAGGTCTGGAAGTAGGGCAAGCGGAAAAACCAAGGGAAGGACCCGAGGTAAGAGCACCAGGACTCCAGCTACATCATGGCCTGTTCGCAGGGGCAAGTTTAACTTTCCCTATAAAATTGATGATATTCTGGGTGCTTCTGACCTTCAAAAGGTTCTTAACATCCTGGAACGATCAAATGATCCTTTTATTCAAGAAATAGCCTTGGTCACTCTGGGTAACAATGCAGCATATTCTTTTAACCAAAATGCCATTCGTGAATTGGGTGGTCTTCCAATTATTGCAAAACTGATAAAAACAAAAGATCCTATTATTAGGGAAAAAGCTTATAATGCCCTTAATAACTTGAGTGTGAATGCTGAAAATCAGGGAAAGATTAAGACATATATCAGTCAAGTGTGTGATGATACCATGATCTGTCGCTTGGACTCAGCTGTGCAGATGGCTGGACTAAGACTGTTAACCAACATGACTGTGACTAATCATTACCAACATTTGCTTTCCTATTCTTTTCCAGACTTTTTTGCTTTGTTATTCCTGGGAAATTACTTCACCAAGATTCAGATTATGAAACTAATTATAAACTTTACTGAAAATCCAGCTATGACGAGAGAGCTGGTCAGTTGTAAAGTTCCCTCAGAATTGATTTCCCTCTTTAATAAAGAATGGGACAGAGAGATTCTTCTTAATATCCTTACTCTATTTGAGAATATAAATGACAACATAAAAAATGAAGGGCTTGCATCATCTAAGAAGGAATTCAGCAgaagttcactttttttcttattcaaagaATCTGGAGTGTGTGTTAAGAAAATCAAGGCATTAGCAAATCACAATGACCTGGTGGTGAAAGTAAAAGTCCTAAAAGTATTGACCAAACTCTAA